A genomic window from Scophthalmus maximus strain ysfricsl-2021 chromosome 17, ASM2237912v1, whole genome shotgun sequence includes:
- the mrtfbb gene encoding myocardin-related transcription factor B isoform X7 — MAALKTPAAFHEQIRSLERAKTGNFLKHKLCSRPERSELVRMHILQVSSSESQAEACLQATQMKLKRARLTDDLNEKIAHRPGAMELVEKNILPVDSAAEEVIDGSKANYSKAPDVYSFDEEDSSEALSPEQPSSQETPSSTSTSLRETEATAPSSQLNSPVQHSPPSNSQSTSDFVTLVPVNEQHSSPQACPPQPIATVVPSIHAGPVLVKQSLPKQPGDKSRGKKGKEAKPWVKKLKYHQYIPPDQKQELNELPMDSTYARLLQQQQQFLQLQILSQQQQQQQQYNYPAVLPATVKPTTEVQTSCCSGLSGNAASVPAQPRRIQRTRKLDHLPANLDEMKVAELKLELKRRSLPVSGTKTDLIERLKVYQETSTIQTAAAAAVETTASQCENIRFTPPVSPVASKVSSLGIEDSGMADSPANLSDALSPTSMSSPQRAPQEELPTETWSLGKDSEKDKRLHEKERQIEELMRKLEQEQRLVEELKMQLEVEKRSQQGDSPPRLSPLAPVQVKEENGSPSNCSTPCSFPSQPALVKQEEEAAADPSHFAPPNQFISSHRTIKQPEALQSVQAGVQILLPASLPASAVAAIQLPANCLKLHTAVSGGTGPGLVQTSGQVPQKTEASAALQQNCSAHSPPLAKTWTMDTAAHGLLGTFPASGCPAGPAANKPIPNGPNKSPTAPPIVLQTTFTNHVSKCKDPPRYEDAVKQTRSMITAVQGPTAASQQMDDLFDVLIESGEISPFIKHDHPSQDKPLPVTASVTTLPVNMVLSRPPPVVQVAQVPTAPLEPSPGVAALDSLLDCTLGTDAGPQTLKLIEELHSPIVAMDVDFTDNTPPSAFSMHSANMDNMDWLDLTLSVPAEGVNPLDMSVTSVGVFSSDFLDADELC, encoded by the exons ATGGCAG CTCTGAAAACACCTGCTGCCTTTCACGAGCAGATTCGCAGCCTGGAGCGAGCCAAG ACTGGGAACTTCTTAAAGCACAAGCTCTGCAGCCGACCCGAGCGATCGGAGCTGGTCCGTATGCACATCCTGCAAG TGTCTTCATCAGAGTCGCAGGCCGAGGCCTGCCTGCAGGCCACACAGATGAAGCTGAAGAGGGCCAGACTGACCGACGATCTCAACGAGAAGATCGCCCACCGACCTGGAGCAAtggagctggtggagaagaACATCCTGCCCGTGGACTCTGCTGCTGAAGAGGTCATCGACG GTTCAAAGGCAAACTACTCTAAGGCGCCAGATGTTTACAGCTTTGATGAGGAGGACAGCAGTGAGGCCTTATCACCAGAGCAGCCGTCCAGCCAGGAAACTCCCAGCTCCACCTCAACGTCtctgagagagacggaggccACTGCACCTTCCTCTCAGTTAAACTCTCCCGTACAG CACTCCCCGCCATCTAACTCACAGTCCACGTCAGATTTTGTCACTCTCGTCCCTGTCAATGAGCAACATAGCAGCCCACAAGCATGTCCACCTCAGCCGATCGCCACAGTTGTGCCCAGCATCCACGCGGGGCCGGTTCTTGTCAAG CAAAGCCTGCCCAAGCAACCCGGCGACAAAAGCCGCGGCAAAAAGGGCAAAGAGGCAAAACCATGGGTGAAAAAGTTGAAGTACCACCAGTACATACCCCCGGACCAGAAGCAGGAGCTCAACGAGTTGCCGATGGACTCGACCTACGCccgcctcctgcagcagcagcagcagttcctgCAGCTCCAGATCTtaagccagcagcagcagcagcagcagcagtacaaCTACCCGGCTGTCCTGCCTGCCACAGTAAA GCCAACAACCGAGGTACAAACCAGCTGTTGCAGTGGTCTGAGTGGAAACGCCGCGTCCGTCCCCGCGCAGCCCCGCCGCATTCAGAGGACCCGCAAGCTGGATCACTTACCAGCTAATCTGGATGAGATGAAG GTTGCCGAGCTCAAACTGGAACTTAAACGCAGATCTCTGCCCGTGTCTGGGACTAAGACGGATCTGATAGAGAGGCTGAAGGTGTATCAGGAGACCTCCACTatccaaactgctgctgctgctgctgtggaaacAACAGCctcacagtgtgaaaacataAGGTTTACCCCGCCCGTGTCCCCTGTGGCCTCCAAGGTGTCCAGTCTGGGCATCGAGGACAGTGGTATGGCAGACAGTCCGGCGAATCTTTCAGATGCTCTGTCTCCAACATCCATGAGCTCCCCTCAGAGAGCTCCACAGGAGGAGCTTCCCACAGAGACGTGGTCCCTCGGGAAGGACTCTGAAAAGGACAAACGTCTGCACGAGAAGGAGCGTCAGATCGAGGAGCTGATGAggaagctggagcaggagcagaggctggtggaggagctgaagatgcagctggaggtggagaagaggagtcaGCAGGGAGACTCTCCCCCTCGGCTCAGCCCCCTTGCTCCCGTCCAGGTCAAAGAGGAGAACGGGTCGCCCTCAAACTGCTCCACTCCCTGCAGCTTCCCCAGTCAGCCCGCGTTGGtcaagcaggaggaggaggcggcggcggatcCGAGCCACTTTGCTCCGCCGAATCAATTCATCAGCAGCCATCGGACCATCAAGCAGCCCGAGGCACTGCAGTCCGTCCAGGCCGGAGTGCAGATCCTCCTGCCCGCATCACTTCCCGCCTCAGCAGTCGCCGCCATCCAGCTCCCGGCCAACTGCCTCAAATTACACACCGCTGTGAGCGGCGGCACCGGCCCAGGCCTCGTCCAGACCTCTGGACAGGTGCCACAGAAAACAGAGGCCTCCGCAGCTTTGCAGCAGAATTGCAGCGCTCACTCTCCGCCACTGGCAAAG acgtGGACGATGGACACCGCAGCACATGGCTTACTCGGCACATTCCCAGCGAGCGGTTGTCCTGCGGGACCCGCCGCTAACAAGCCCATCCCTAATGGACCTAATAAG TCTCCCACCGCACCGCCCATTGTGCTGCAGACAACATTCACGAACCACGTGTCGAAGTGTAAAGACCCGCCCCGCTACGAGGACGCAGTCAAGCAGACACGCAGCATGATAACAGCTGTTCAG GGTCccactgcagccagccagcagATGGATGATCTATTCGATGTGTTGATTGAGAGCGGTG AGATCTCCCCCTTCATCAAACATGATCATCCCAGCCAAGACAAGCCGCTGCCCGTGACAGCCAGCGTGACCACCCTTCCCGTCAACATGGTCCTATCCCGCCCTCCCCCCGTGGTCCAAGTGGCCCAGGTGCCCACGGCGCCCCTCGAACCTTCCCCCGGCGTGGCAGCGCTGGACTCCCTCCTGGACTGCACGCTGGGCACCGACGCCGGGCCACAAACACTGAAGCTGATTGAGGAGTTACACTCGCCCATCGTCGCCATGGACGTGGACTTTACCGACAACACGCCGCCCTCGGCTTTCAGCATGCACAGCGCCAACATGGACAACATGGACTGGCTGGACCTCACACTGTCCGTGCCAGCGGAGGGCGTGAACCCTTTGGACATGTCTGTGACGTCAGTGGGCGTCTTCTCCTCCGACTTCCTGGACGCCGATGAACTGTGTTGA
- the mrtfbb gene encoding myocardin-related transcription factor B isoform X8 — MHILQVSSSESQAEACLQATQMKLKRARLTDDLNEKIAHRPGAMELVEKNILPVDSAAEEVIDGSKANYSKAPDVYSFDEEDSSEALSPEQPSSQETPSSTSTSLRETEATAPSSQLNSPVQHSPPSNSQSTSDFVTLVPVNEQHSSPQACPPQPIATVVPSIHAGPVLVKQSLPKQPGDKSRGKKGKEAKPWVKKLKYHQYIPPDQKQELNELPMDSTYARLLQQQQQFLQLQILSQQQQQQQQYNYPAVLPATVKPTTEVQTSCCSGLSGNAASVPAQPRRIQRTRKLDHLPANLDEMKVAELKLELKRRSLPVSGTKTDLIERLKVYQETSTIQTAAAAAVETTASQCENIRFTPPVSPVASKVSSLGIEDSGMADSPANLSDALSPTSMSSPQRAPQEELPTETWSLGKDSEKDKRLHEKERQIEELMRKLEQEQRLVEELKMQLEVEKRSQQGDSPPRLSPLAPVQVKEENGSPSNCSTPCSFPSQPALVKQEEEAAADPSHFAPPNQFISSHRTIKQPEALQSVQAGVQILLPASLPASAVAAIQLPANCLKLHTAVSGGTGPGLVQTSGQVPQKTEASAALQQNCSAHSPPLAKTWTMDTAAHGLLGTFPASGCPAGPAANKPIPNGPNKSPTAPPIVLQTTFTNHVSKCKDPPRYEDAVKQTRSMITAVQGPTAASQQMDDLFDVLIESGEISPFIKHDHPSQDKPLPVTASVTTLPVNMVLSRPPPVVQVAQVPTAPLEPSPGVAALDSLLDCTLGTDAGPQTLKLIEELHSPIVAMDVDFTDNTPPSAFSMHSANMDNMDWLDLTLSVPAEGVNPLDMSVTSVGVFSSDFLDADELC; from the exons ATGCACATCCTGCAAG TGTCTTCATCAGAGTCGCAGGCCGAGGCCTGCCTGCAGGCCACACAGATGAAGCTGAAGAGGGCCAGACTGACCGACGATCTCAACGAGAAGATCGCCCACCGACCTGGAGCAAtggagctggtggagaagaACATCCTGCCCGTGGACTCTGCTGCTGAAGAGGTCATCGACG GTTCAAAGGCAAACTACTCTAAGGCGCCAGATGTTTACAGCTTTGATGAGGAGGACAGCAGTGAGGCCTTATCACCAGAGCAGCCGTCCAGCCAGGAAACTCCCAGCTCCACCTCAACGTCtctgagagagacggaggccACTGCACCTTCCTCTCAGTTAAACTCTCCCGTACAG CACTCCCCGCCATCTAACTCACAGTCCACGTCAGATTTTGTCACTCTCGTCCCTGTCAATGAGCAACATAGCAGCCCACAAGCATGTCCACCTCAGCCGATCGCCACAGTTGTGCCCAGCATCCACGCGGGGCCGGTTCTTGTCAAG CAAAGCCTGCCCAAGCAACCCGGCGACAAAAGCCGCGGCAAAAAGGGCAAAGAGGCAAAACCATGGGTGAAAAAGTTGAAGTACCACCAGTACATACCCCCGGACCAGAAGCAGGAGCTCAACGAGTTGCCGATGGACTCGACCTACGCccgcctcctgcagcagcagcagcagttcctgCAGCTCCAGATCTtaagccagcagcagcagcagcagcagcagtacaaCTACCCGGCTGTCCTGCCTGCCACAGTAAA GCCAACAACCGAGGTACAAACCAGCTGTTGCAGTGGTCTGAGTGGAAACGCCGCGTCCGTCCCCGCGCAGCCCCGCCGCATTCAGAGGACCCGCAAGCTGGATCACTTACCAGCTAATCTGGATGAGATGAAG GTTGCCGAGCTCAAACTGGAACTTAAACGCAGATCTCTGCCCGTGTCTGGGACTAAGACGGATCTGATAGAGAGGCTGAAGGTGTATCAGGAGACCTCCACTatccaaactgctgctgctgctgctgtggaaacAACAGCctcacagtgtgaaaacataAGGTTTACCCCGCCCGTGTCCCCTGTGGCCTCCAAGGTGTCCAGTCTGGGCATCGAGGACAGTGGTATGGCAGACAGTCCGGCGAATCTTTCAGATGCTCTGTCTCCAACATCCATGAGCTCCCCTCAGAGAGCTCCACAGGAGGAGCTTCCCACAGAGACGTGGTCCCTCGGGAAGGACTCTGAAAAGGACAAACGTCTGCACGAGAAGGAGCGTCAGATCGAGGAGCTGATGAggaagctggagcaggagcagaggctggtggaggagctgaagatgcagctggaggtggagaagaggagtcaGCAGGGAGACTCTCCCCCTCGGCTCAGCCCCCTTGCTCCCGTCCAGGTCAAAGAGGAGAACGGGTCGCCCTCAAACTGCTCCACTCCCTGCAGCTTCCCCAGTCAGCCCGCGTTGGtcaagcaggaggaggaggcggcggcggatcCGAGCCACTTTGCTCCGCCGAATCAATTCATCAGCAGCCATCGGACCATCAAGCAGCCCGAGGCACTGCAGTCCGTCCAGGCCGGAGTGCAGATCCTCCTGCCCGCATCACTTCCCGCCTCAGCAGTCGCCGCCATCCAGCTCCCGGCCAACTGCCTCAAATTACACACCGCTGTGAGCGGCGGCACCGGCCCAGGCCTCGTCCAGACCTCTGGACAGGTGCCACAGAAAACAGAGGCCTCCGCAGCTTTGCAGCAGAATTGCAGCGCTCACTCTCCGCCACTGGCAAAG acgtGGACGATGGACACCGCAGCACATGGCTTACTCGGCACATTCCCAGCGAGCGGTTGTCCTGCGGGACCCGCCGCTAACAAGCCCATCCCTAATGGACCTAATAAG TCTCCCACCGCACCGCCCATTGTGCTGCAGACAACATTCACGAACCACGTGTCGAAGTGTAAAGACCCGCCCCGCTACGAGGACGCAGTCAAGCAGACACGCAGCATGATAACAGCTGTTCAG GGTCccactgcagccagccagcagATGGATGATCTATTCGATGTGTTGATTGAGAGCGGTG AGATCTCCCCCTTCATCAAACATGATCATCCCAGCCAAGACAAGCCGCTGCCCGTGACAGCCAGCGTGACCACCCTTCCCGTCAACATGGTCCTATCCCGCCCTCCCCCCGTGGTCCAAGTGGCCCAGGTGCCCACGGCGCCCCTCGAACCTTCCCCCGGCGTGGCAGCGCTGGACTCCCTCCTGGACTGCACGCTGGGCACCGACGCCGGGCCACAAACACTGAAGCTGATTGAGGAGTTACACTCGCCCATCGTCGCCATGGACGTGGACTTTACCGACAACACGCCGCCCTCGGCTTTCAGCATGCACAGCGCCAACATGGACAACATGGACTGGCTGGACCTCACACTGTCCGTGCCAGCGGAGGGCGTGAACCCTTTGGACATGTCTGTGACGTCAGTGGGCGTCTTCTCCTCCGACTTCCTGGACGCCGATGAACTGTGTTGA